The Streptomyces sp. HUAS CB01 genome has a segment encoding these proteins:
- a CDS encoding oligopeptide/dipeptide ABC transporter ATP-binding protein, with amino-acid sequence MSLLELDGVKVHFPVKKGILFDRTVGHVYAVDGISLSVEAGQTYGLVGESGCGKTTLGRAVLRLVDVTDGKVVLDGTDVAKLPEKEMRSFRRRLQMVFQDPLGSLNPRQNIESILSEGMAAHGIGANQEQRREKIKEILAKVGLPGNSLSRYPHEFSGGQRQRIGIARALVLEPDVIICDEPVSALDVSIQAQVINLLEELQESMGLTYLVIAHDLAVVRHISDVIGVMYLGSLVEEAPSDALYEEPKHPYTKALMSAVPVPDPEVEDRRERILLLGDLPSPADPPAGCRFHTRCPWKQDTLCATERPELKDLGGGHKVACHFAAEIASGEIARTSGEVVPAVREGVEDVDPEVVATSGSVAEAHDDAADAAEAEATEVTVPSPRGGTPGDDAGAGEASGTNEAPEADGAADAVAEKDEAPEAADAVAEQDEKSGAADAEALEPDADGAEAEKSEAPGGKTSEAPAGK; translated from the coding sequence ATGAGCCTGCTCGAACTCGACGGAGTGAAGGTCCACTTCCCCGTCAAGAAGGGCATCCTCTTCGACCGCACGGTCGGCCACGTCTACGCCGTGGACGGCATCTCGCTGTCCGTCGAGGCCGGCCAGACGTACGGGCTCGTCGGCGAGTCCGGCTGCGGCAAGACCACGCTAGGCCGGGCGGTGCTGCGTCTCGTCGACGTCACGGACGGCAAGGTCGTCCTCGACGGAACGGACGTGGCGAAGCTGCCCGAGAAGGAGATGCGCAGCTTCCGCCGGCGTCTCCAGATGGTGTTCCAGGACCCGCTCGGCAGCCTCAACCCCCGGCAGAACATCGAGTCGATCCTGTCCGAGGGCATGGCCGCGCACGGCATCGGGGCGAACCAGGAGCAGCGCCGGGAGAAGATCAAGGAGATCCTGGCGAAGGTCGGCCTCCCCGGGAACTCCCTCTCCCGCTACCCGCACGAGTTCTCGGGCGGCCAGCGCCAGCGCATCGGCATCGCCCGGGCGCTCGTCCTCGAACCGGACGTGATCATCTGCGACGAGCCGGTCTCGGCACTGGACGTCTCCATCCAGGCGCAGGTCATCAACCTGCTGGAGGAGCTCCAGGAGTCCATGGGCCTGACGTACCTCGTCATCGCCCACGACCTCGCCGTCGTCAGGCACATCTCCGACGTCATCGGGGTCATGTACCTGGGCTCGCTGGTGGAGGAGGCCCCGAGCGACGCGCTGTACGAGGAGCCGAAGCACCCGTACACCAAGGCGCTGATGTCGGCGGTGCCGGTGCCGGACCCGGAGGTCGAGGACCGCCGCGAGCGCATCCTGCTGCTGGGGGACCTGCCGTCCCCCGCGGACCCCCCTGCGGGCTGCCGCTTCCACACGCGCTGCCCGTGGAAGCAGGACACCCTGTGCGCCACGGAGCGGCCCGAGCTGAAGGACCTCGGGGGCGGGCACAAGGTGGCGTGCCACTTCGCGGCGGAGATCGCGTCGGGCGAGATCGCCCGTACCTCGGGCGAGGTCGTCCCGGCGGTCCGTGAGGGCGTCGAGGACGTCGACCCGGAGGTCGTCGCCACGTCCGGGTCGGTGGCCGAAGCCCATGACGACGCTGCGGACGCGGCGGAGGCGGAGGCAACGGAGGTCACGGTGCCCTCGCCCCGGGGCGGAACGCCCGGCGACGACGCCGGGGCCGGTGAGGCGTCCGGCACGAACGAGGCGCCGGAGGCGGACGGTGCGGCGGACGCCGTGGCCGAGAAGGACGAGGCTCCCGAGGCGGCGGACGCCGTGGCGGAACAGGACGAGAAGTCCGGGGCGGCCGACGCCGAGGCCCTGGAGCCCGACGCGGACGGGGCCGAGGCCGAGAAGTCCGAGGCCCCCGGGGGGAAGACCTCGGAGGCGCCCGCCGGCAAGTAG
- a CDS encoding ABC transporter permease: MSLATTKTSKIDRLAELTAKAETSSGASLWREAFRRLRSSKMAIIGAVVIAVFVVVAVVGPWFAPHAPTAQTWRGEVFPNQGRFVGARGENWFGLDHLGRDMFSRMLVGARQTLLVGVVSMLIGLVLGALIGALSGAAATLGGRAGRRLDDAVMRVTDLMLALPSLLLAVSVAAVMGQSLTTVMIAVGVVQIPIFARLLRGSMLAQGGKDYVLAARSLGIRKRRIVLTQIMPNSLSPVIVQATLSLATAIIEAAALSYLGLGNPDPAVPEWGVMLSQAQRFFDNAPMMSMYPAVAIIITALGFTLLGEAMREALDPKLRG, translated from the coding sequence ATGAGCCTGGCAACTACCAAGACATCGAAGATCGACCGGCTCGCCGAGCTCACCGCGAAGGCCGAGACGTCGAGCGGTGCCAGCCTGTGGCGCGAGGCGTTCCGCAGGCTGCGCAGCAGCAAGATGGCGATCATCGGTGCGGTCGTCATCGCCGTGTTCGTCGTGGTGGCGGTCGTGGGCCCGTGGTTCGCCCCGCACGCCCCGACCGCCCAGACGTGGCGGGGCGAAGTCTTCCCCAACCAGGGAAGGTTCGTGGGTGCCCGGGGCGAGAACTGGTTCGGCCTGGACCACCTGGGCCGCGACATGTTCTCCCGCATGCTCGTGGGAGCCCGGCAGACGCTGCTTGTCGGTGTGGTCTCGATGCTCATCGGCCTGGTCCTCGGCGCCCTGATCGGGGCCCTGTCGGGCGCTGCGGCCACCCTCGGCGGGCGCGCGGGACGGCGCCTCGACGACGCCGTCATGCGTGTCACCGACCTCATGCTGGCGCTGCCGTCGCTGCTGCTCGCGGTCTCCGTGGCCGCCGTGATGGGCCAGTCGCTGACCACGGTGATGATCGCCGTCGGTGTGGTGCAGATCCCCATCTTCGCCCGGCTCCTGCGCGGTTCGATGCTCGCCCAGGGCGGCAAGGACTACGTGCTGGCGGCGCGGTCCCTCGGCATCCGCAAGCGGCGCATCGTCCTCACGCAGATCATGCCCAACTCGCTGAGCCCGGTGATCGTCCAGGCGACCCTCAGCCTCGCCACCGCGATCATCGAGGCGGCGGCGCTGTCCTACCTCGGTCTCGGCAACCCCGATCCGGCCGTGCCGGAGTGGGGCGTCATGCTCTCGCAGGCGCAGCGCTTCTTCGACAACGCGCCGATGATGTCGATGTACCCGGCGGTCGCCATCATCATCACCGCCCTGGGCTTCACCCTGCTCGGCGAGGCCATGCGCGAAGCCCTCGACCCGAAGCTGCGAGGTTGA
- a CDS encoding ABC transporter substrate-binding protein — protein MPIFKSRAVRVITAAVAVGLVATGCASERGKDGDKGGDKDTFVFGAPGDPGSLDPALASDGETFRVTRQAFEALLEHESGGSKLVGGLAEKWSSDPTGKVWTFNLRKNVKFHDGEAFNAAAVCANYDHWFNWKGTYQSSAVSYYWQTIMGGFKANEDKETPKANYKSCTAKDDSTAVIEVNETSANLPGGFSLQALAIHSPKALKEYEKQEATAKGDAITYPKYSQEAGTVAGTGPYRITKWNKGNKEVSLERFDDYWGEKAKVKNLVFRTIDTEDGRRQALQAGDIDGYDLVAPADIKTLEGAGFNVPTRDVFNLFYLGMSQEKNPALKKPAVRQAIAHAIDRENLVKTQLPEGGKVATQFMPDTVAGFSENVKKYPFDSAKAKSLLASAGASGLSIDFCYPTEVTRPYMPAPQDIFELIKADLEKAGIKVTPKPMKWAPDYLDATEAGSCSLHMLGWTGDFNDGYNFIGTWFAEYDKQWGFKDPKVFAAVKAGSVEADPTKRTDLYKKANEVIMEYLPGVPLSSSPPAIAFGKNVNPPKVSPLTQENFAEVSFK, from the coding sequence ATGCCAATATTCAAGTCCAGAGCCGTCAGAGTGATCACAGCGGCCGTCGCCGTCGGCCTCGTCGCCACGGGCTGTGCGAGCGAGCGCGGCAAGGACGGCGACAAGGGTGGCGACAAGGACACCTTTGTCTTCGGTGCCCCGGGTGACCCGGGCTCCCTGGACCCGGCCCTCGCGAGCGACGGCGAGACCTTCCGCGTCACCCGTCAGGCCTTCGAGGCCCTGCTGGAGCACGAGTCCGGCGGCAGCAAGCTGGTCGGAGGTCTCGCGGAGAAGTGGTCGAGCGACCCGACCGGCAAGGTCTGGACGTTCAACCTCCGCAAGAACGTGAAGTTCCACGACGGCGAGGCGTTCAACGCCGCCGCGGTCTGCGCCAACTACGACCACTGGTTCAACTGGAAGGGCACCTACCAGTCGAGCGCGGTCTCCTACTACTGGCAGACCATCATGGGCGGCTTCAAGGCGAACGAGGACAAGGAGACGCCGAAGGCGAACTACAAGTCCTGCACCGCCAAGGACGACAGCACCGCCGTCATCGAGGTCAACGAGACCTCCGCGAACCTGCCCGGCGGCTTCTCGCTGCAGGCCCTCGCCATCCACTCGCCGAAGGCGCTCAAGGAGTACGAGAAGCAGGAGGCGACCGCCAAGGGCGACGCCATCACGTACCCCAAGTACAGCCAGGAGGCCGGCACGGTCGCCGGTACCGGCCCGTACCGGATCACGAAGTGGAACAAGGGCAACAAGGAAGTCTCCCTGGAGCGCTTCGACGACTACTGGGGTGAGAAGGCCAAGGTGAAGAACCTGGTCTTCCGCACGATCGACACCGAGGACGGCCGCCGTCAGGCGCTGCAGGCCGGTGACATCGACGGTTACGACCTGGTCGCGCCCGCCGACATCAAGACGCTTGAGGGAGCCGGCTTCAACGTGCCGACCCGTGACGTCTTCAACCTCTTCTACCTCGGTATGTCCCAGGAGAAGAACCCGGCGCTGAAGAAGCCCGCCGTGCGTCAGGCCATCGCGCACGCCATCGACCGCGAGAACCTGGTCAAGACCCAGCTGCCCGAGGGCGGCAAGGTCGCGACGCAGTTCATGCCGGACACGGTCGCCGGCTTCTCCGAGAACGTGAAGAAGTACCCCTTCGACTCGGCCAAGGCCAAGTCCCTGCTGGCCTCCGCCGGTGCGAGCGGCCTGTCGATCGACTTCTGCTACCCGACCGAGGTCACCCGCCCGTACATGCCTGCCCCGCAGGACATCTTCGAGCTGATCAAGGCCGACCTGGAGAAGGCCGGCATCAAGGTCACCCCGAAGCCGATGAAGTGGGCCCCGGACTACCTGGACGCCACCGAGGCCGGCTCCTGCTCGCTGCACATGCTGGGCTGGACCGGTGACTTCAACGACGGCTACAACTTCATCGGCACCTGGTTCGCCGAGTACGACAAGCAGTGGGGCTTCAAGGACCCGAAGGTCTTCGCCGCGGTGAAGGCCGGTTCCGTCGAGGCCGACCCGACCAAGCGCACGGACCTCTACAAGAAGGCCAACGAGGTCATCATGGAGTACCTGCCGGGCGTGCCGCTGTCCTCCTCGCCGCCGGCCATCGCCTTCGGCAAGAACGTCAACCCGCCGAAGGTCTCCCCGCTGACGCAGGAGAACTTCGCCGAGGTCTCCTTCAAGTAG
- a CDS encoding thioesterase family protein, whose protein sequence is MAQVAQATIGNSEFDRDTAVTLRDPGVPGVYDAELSAGWTIISAVNGGYLLALLGRALGEALPHPDPFTVSAHYLSPSEPGPAVIRTETIRTGRTLSTGQASLFQYAEDGSEVERIRVLATYGDLDALPDDVRTTARPPAIPAYQDCLGPSDGPAPAIPGSSAITERLNIKLDPATVGWAVGMPSGRGEMRGWFGLADGRDADPLSLLLTVDALPPTSFELGLKGWTPTVELTTHIRCRPAPGPLRVSISTRNLAGGFLEEDAEVWDSADRLVAQSRQLAKAPLARG, encoded by the coding sequence ATGGCACAGGTGGCACAGGCAACCATCGGTAACAGTGAGTTCGACCGCGACACCGCTGTCACCCTCCGGGACCCCGGCGTACCCGGCGTCTACGACGCGGAGCTCTCCGCGGGCTGGACGATCATCTCCGCCGTCAACGGCGGCTATCTGCTGGCGCTGCTCGGCCGCGCCCTCGGGGAAGCCCTCCCGCACCCCGACCCGTTCACGGTCTCTGCGCACTACCTCAGCCCCTCCGAGCCCGGGCCCGCGGTGATCCGCACCGAGACGATCCGTACCGGACGCACCCTCTCCACCGGCCAGGCCTCCCTCTTCCAGTACGCCGAGGACGGCAGCGAGGTCGAGCGCATCCGCGTCCTCGCCACCTACGGCGACCTCGACGCACTGCCCGACGACGTCCGGACGACCGCGCGGCCCCCGGCCATCCCGGCCTACCAGGACTGCCTCGGCCCGTCCGACGGACCGGCGCCCGCCATCCCGGGCTCCTCCGCCATCACCGAGCGGCTGAACATCAAGCTCGACCCCGCCACCGTGGGCTGGGCGGTCGGCATGCCCTCGGGCAGGGGGGAGATGCGGGGCTGGTTCGGTCTCGCCGACGGCCGGGACGCGGACCCGCTCTCGTTGCTCCTCACCGTCGACGCGCTCCCGCCCACCTCGTTCGAGCTGGGCCTCAAGGGCTGGACGCCGACCGTCGAGCTCACCACGCACATCCGCTGCCGCCCGGCGCCGGGGCCGCTGCGCGTCTCCATCAGCACCCGCAATCTCGCGGGCGGCTTCCTGGAGGAGGACGCCGAGGTCTGGGACAGCGCGGACCGTCTGGTCGCCCAGTCCCGCCAGCTGGCGAAGGCGCCGCTCGCACGCGGCTGA
- a CDS encoding TetR family transcriptional regulator, whose translation MSHTVGIRQAQKLKTRQALLDTALQLLEHQSLSSLGLRELTRAVGVAPTAFYRHFADVAELGVALVEETLGSLHGLIGAILAETGDAEVRIARTVDLIARHVREQPAHFRFIARERHGGVGPVRAAIAAQLDAFTEEVAAALGREPVSADWSEEDLRMLAGVYVEHMVMTASAFLTAQETGESGALDAPGEEQVARTARDRLRLVSLGRLHWTGRDTGR comes from the coding sequence ATGAGTCACACCGTCGGCATCCGCCAGGCCCAGAAGTTGAAGACCCGTCAGGCGCTTCTGGACACCGCACTGCAACTGCTGGAGCACCAGAGCCTGAGCAGCCTCGGGCTGCGCGAGCTGACACGGGCGGTCGGCGTCGCGCCGACGGCGTTCTACCGGCACTTCGCGGATGTGGCGGAGCTCGGCGTGGCCCTCGTCGAGGAGACGCTGGGCAGTCTGCACGGACTGATCGGGGCGATCCTCGCGGAGACCGGCGACGCCGAGGTGCGGATCGCGCGGACCGTGGACCTCATCGCCCGTCACGTCCGTGAGCAGCCCGCCCACTTCCGTTTCATCGCGCGCGAGCGGCACGGTGGTGTCGGACCGGTGCGCGCGGCGATCGCCGCCCAACTCGACGCCTTCACCGAGGAGGTGGCCGCGGCGCTCGGGCGCGAACCGGTGTCGGCGGACTGGAGCGAGGAGGACCTGCGCATGCTGGCGGGCGTCTACGTGGAGCACATGGTGATGACCGCCTCGGCGTTCCTCACGGCCCAGGAGACCGGGGAGTCCGGCGCCCTCGACGCGCCCGGCGAGGAGCAGGTGGCGCGCACGGCCCGCGACCGTCTCCGCCTGGTGTCGCTCGGCCGCCTGCACTGGACGGGGCGCGACACCGGTCGCTGA
- a CDS encoding enhanced serine sensitivity protein SseB C-terminal domain-containing protein → MSASGTAAAGQVEHMLRQVTPGRYDAYEALLQALADGRVWMLLWHGQAGSPDAQYGNMEVDGLGYAPCVTSPQELSASGWTRAHEVVAGADIARALFPDRWGIWLNPHAPGGGVGIPWPDLRRIATGLDRMPAGPLRLTEPAIEIPQFYALLTQNAHRTPAVRSLRRAWVQPSLGAPYLAVGLDLYDTGQQSVESVRAMMQQSIAAVPDGLPVSTVAMSDEYDPVAMWLRANARPFYDREAHAGPPQQSGYGYPPAQFPR, encoded by the coding sequence GTGAGTGCGTCAGGCACCGCGGCGGCCGGGCAGGTCGAGCACATGCTGCGCCAGGTGACGCCCGGGCGCTACGACGCGTACGAGGCGCTGCTGCAGGCCCTCGCCGACGGCCGGGTGTGGATGCTCCTCTGGCACGGCCAGGCCGGATCCCCCGACGCCCAGTACGGGAACATGGAGGTCGACGGCCTCGGGTACGCCCCCTGTGTCACCTCCCCGCAGGAACTCTCCGCCTCGGGCTGGACTAGGGCCCACGAGGTGGTCGCCGGCGCCGACATCGCCCGCGCCCTCTTCCCCGACCGCTGGGGCATCTGGCTCAACCCGCACGCGCCGGGCGGCGGCGTCGGTATCCCCTGGCCCGATCTGCGCCGGATCGCCACCGGCCTCGACCGGATGCCGGCCGGGCCGCTGCGGCTGACCGAACCGGCCATCGAGATCCCCCAGTTCTACGCGCTGCTCACACAGAACGCGCACCGCACGCCGGCGGTCCGCTCCCTGCGCAGGGCCTGGGTGCAGCCGAGCCTCGGCGCCCCGTACCTCGCCGTCGGCCTCGATCTCTACGACACGGGACAGCAGTCGGTCGAGTCGGTGCGCGCCATGATGCAGCAGTCGATCGCCGCCGTCCCGGACGGTCTTCCGGTGTCGACCGTCGCGATGTCCGACGAGTACGACCCGGTCGCCATGTGGCTGCGGGCCAACGCCCGGCCGTTCTACGACCGGGAGGCCCACGCGGGTCCGCCCCAGCAGTCCGGCTACGGATACCCGCCCGCCCAGTTCCCCCGCTGA
- a CDS encoding trimeric intracellular cation channel family protein, producing MLQELFTPSVQHALDLVGIFVFAISGALLAVRKNFDVFGIAVLAEVTALGGGLFRDLVIGAVPPAAFTDLGYFVMPIVAAVLVFFLHPEVERIQGSVNVFDAAGLGLFAVTGTTKAYEYGLGLTASATLGLATAVGGGVLRDVLANEVPSLLRWDRDLYAVPAIVGATMVVLFIRFDMLNGLTSGLAVLTAFLMRLLAMRFHWRAPRAWNRRSSATEPGNEGFGKATA from the coding sequence GTGCTCCAGGAACTGTTCACCCCCTCCGTCCAACACGCCCTCGACCTCGTCGGCATCTTCGTCTTCGCCATCTCCGGCGCCCTGCTCGCCGTGCGGAAGAACTTCGACGTCTTCGGCATCGCGGTGCTCGCCGAGGTCACGGCACTGGGCGGCGGGCTGTTCCGCGACCTGGTCATCGGCGCCGTCCCGCCCGCCGCCTTCACGGACCTCGGGTACTTCGTGATGCCGATCGTGGCGGCGGTGCTGGTCTTCTTCCTCCACCCCGAGGTCGAGCGGATCCAGGGCTCGGTCAACGTGTTCGACGCAGCCGGTCTGGGCCTGTTCGCCGTCACCGGCACGACCAAGGCGTACGAGTACGGCCTCGGTCTGACGGCCTCCGCGACGCTCGGGCTCGCCACGGCGGTCGGCGGCGGTGTGCTGCGTGACGTCCTCGCGAACGAGGTTCCGTCGCTGCTGCGCTGGGACCGCGATCTGTACGCCGTTCCCGCGATCGTCGGCGCCACGATGGTCGTCCTCTTCATCCGCTTCGACATGCTCAACGGGCTGACCAGCGGTCTCGCCGTCCTGACCGCCTTCCTCATGCGCCTGCTCGCGATGCGGTTCCACTGGCGCGCGCCACGCGCCTGGAACCGGAGGTCCAGCGCGACCGAGCCCGGGAACGAGGGATTCGGCAAAGCTACCGCTTAG
- a CDS encoding ABC transporter ATP-binding protein: MPLLNVDELTVTFGGRGRKDVKAVNGVSFSVDEGQVVGLVGESGCGKSVTSLALMGLLPRKGVTLGGRADFDGSDLLSMSPRKMRDLRGSKLAMIFQDPLSSLNPVVPIGVQVTEILQRHRGMKGEAARKEAVHLLDRVGIPDPDRRLTEYPHQLSGGMRQRALIAMAVACAPRLLIADEPTTALDVTIQAQILELLKELVDQEGTALLMITHDLGVVAGLCDQVNVLYAGKVVESSGRRELFAHPTHPYTHGLLGSIPRLDAPRGEPLNPIRGSINDQIAWAEGCAFAPRCDRYEMGCLTGTPELTEPREPGHEARCVNPVLATTEVPA, from the coding sequence ATGCCACTGCTCAATGTGGACGAACTGACCGTCACCTTCGGCGGACGCGGCCGCAAGGACGTCAAGGCCGTCAACGGCGTCTCGTTCTCCGTGGACGAGGGCCAGGTCGTCGGACTCGTCGGCGAGTCGGGCTGCGGCAAGTCCGTCACCTCGCTCGCGCTGATGGGACTCCTCCCGCGCAAGGGCGTCACCCTCGGCGGACGGGCCGACTTCGACGGCTCCGACCTGCTGTCGATGAGCCCTCGCAAGATGCGGGACCTGCGCGGCAGCAAGCTCGCGATGATCTTCCAGGACCCGCTGTCCTCCCTGAACCCGGTCGTCCCGATCGGCGTCCAGGTGACCGAGATCCTCCAGCGCCACCGCGGCATGAAGGGCGAGGCCGCCCGAAAGGAGGCCGTGCACCTGCTGGACCGCGTCGGCATCCCCGACCCGGACCGGCGGCTGACGGAGTACCCGCACCAGCTCTCCGGCGGTATGCGCCAGCGGGCGCTGATCGCCATGGCCGTCGCCTGTGCGCCCCGGCTGCTCATCGCGGACGAGCCGACCACGGCGCTCGACGTCACCATCCAGGCGCAGATCCTCGAACTGCTCAAGGAACTCGTCGACCAGGAGGGCACCGCCCTGCTGATGATCACCCATGACCTGGGTGTCGTCGCCGGGCTCTGCGACCAGGTCAACGTGCTGTACGCGGGCAAGGTCGTCGAGTCCTCGGGGCGGCGGGAGCTGTTCGCGCACCCGACGCACCCGTACACGCACGGGCTGCTCGGTTCCATCCCACGGCTCGACGCCCCGCGCGGCGAGCCGCTCAACCCCATCCGCGGCTCCATCAACGACCAGATCGCCTGGGCCGAGGGCTGTGCCTTCGCGCCCCGCTGCGACCGTTACGAGATGGGCTGTCTGACCGGCACGCCCGAACTGACCGAACCCCGCGAGCCCGGACACGAGGCCCGCTGCGTCAACCCGGTCCTGGCCACGACGGAGGTCCCGGCATGA
- a CDS encoding ABC transporter permease, with product MLRLVVRRLLQLIPTLLGLSVLLFIWLNRLPGGPASAILGERATEAEVARINRALGLDQPLYVQYGRFLKRIFELDLGTSTQTGQPVWDEFVLRFPATVELSVAAMLIAVAVGIPLGYLAARKRGGWLDVASVSGSLVGICIPVFFLALILKGVFAVNLGLFPSYGRMETGLDATDVTGFAVLDGVLTGEFDASWDAIRHLVLPALALSSIPLAVIVRMTRASVLEVLGEDYIRTAESKGLERKTVRGRHILRNALLPVVTTIGLLTGSLLSGAVLTESVFSFGGIGSFIRTAIDARDYPVLVGFIMFIATLYVLINLLVDLAYSVIDPRVRVH from the coding sequence GTGTTGCGACTCGTCGTACGACGACTGCTACAGCTGATACCCACCCTGCTCGGCCTGTCGGTTCTGCTCTTCATCTGGCTGAACCGGCTGCCCGGCGGACCCGCCTCAGCGATCCTGGGCGAGCGGGCGACCGAAGCCGAAGTGGCACGCATCAACCGGGCGCTCGGACTCGACCAGCCGCTCTACGTCCAGTACGGACGCTTCCTCAAGCGCATCTTCGAACTCGACCTCGGCACCTCGACCCAGACGGGGCAGCCGGTGTGGGACGAGTTCGTCCTCCGGTTCCCGGCGACCGTCGAACTGAGCGTCGCCGCCATGCTGATCGCCGTGGCGGTCGGCATTCCGCTCGGCTATCTCGCCGCCCGCAAGCGCGGTGGCTGGCTCGACGTGGCCTCGGTCTCCGGGTCACTCGTCGGGATCTGTATCCCGGTCTTCTTCCTCGCCCTGATCCTCAAGGGCGTCTTCGCCGTCAACCTCGGTCTCTTCCCCAGCTACGGCCGGATGGAAACGGGCCTCGACGCCACGGACGTGACCGGATTCGCCGTCCTCGACGGCGTTCTCACCGGCGAGTTCGACGCCTCGTGGGACGCGATCAGGCACCTGGTGCTGCCCGCGCTCGCCCTCTCCTCCATCCCGCTCGCCGTCATCGTGCGCATGACCCGGGCCAGCGTGCTGGAGGTCCTCGGCGAGGACTACATCCGCACCGCCGAGTCCAAGGGCCTGGAGCGCAAGACCGTCCGTGGCCGGCACATCCTGCGCAACGCGCTGCTTCCCGTGGTCACCACGATCGGTCTGCTCACCGGAAGCCTGCTGTCGGGCGCCGTGCTCACCGAGTCGGTCTTCTCCTTCGGGGGTATCGGCTCCTTCATCCGGACGGCGATCGACGCCCGTGACTACCCGGTGCTCGTCGGCTTCATCATGTTCATCGCGACCCTGTACGTGCTGATCAACCTGCTGGTGGACCTCGCGTACAGCGTCATCGATCCGAGGGTGCGGGTGCACTGA
- a CDS encoding AAA family ATPase, which translates to MTLQQSGAYPATAGVPGRPRIPGRAPGATGRGLSIGLTAAQPVVRDLRGREGRGPRALVFRRGDVVVISGLPGSGKSTLIRRAAEGGGIDSQDTRDRWDRRMPRAVPYALYRPLVRLAHYAGLRRALRSGESVIVHDCGTQSWVRRWMAREARRRGRGLHLLLLDVTPETARAGQRERGRGVSGYAFARHRRAVSHLLHAAERGHLPAGCASATLLDRAAASALTRIGFGDTS; encoded by the coding sequence ATGACGTTGCAGCAGTCCGGTGCGTATCCGGCGACCGCAGGGGTGCCCGGCCGGCCCCGAATCCCCGGGCGAGCACCCGGGGCCACCGGGCGCGGCCTGTCCATCGGCCTCACCGCGGCCCAGCCCGTCGTGCGTGACCTGCGGGGACGCGAGGGGCGCGGCCCGCGTGCCCTGGTGTTCCGCCGCGGTGACGTGGTCGTGATCTCCGGGCTGCCCGGCAGCGGCAAGTCCACGCTCATCCGGCGGGCCGCCGAGGGCGGCGGGATCGACTCCCAGGACACCCGGGACCGCTGGGACCGGAGGATGCCCCGCGCCGTGCCGTACGCCCTCTACCGCCCGCTCGTCCGTCTGGCGCACTACGCGGGGCTGCGGCGGGCGCTGCGCTCCGGGGAGAGCGTGATCGTGCACGACTGCGGCACCCAGTCGTGGGTCCGGCGCTGGATGGCCCGCGAGGCCCGCAGACGGGGGCGCGGCCTCCATCTGCTCCTGCTGGACGTCACCCCGGAAACCGCCCGCGCGGGCCAGCGCGAGCGCGGCCGCGGCGTCTCCGGCTACGCCTTCGCCCGCCACCGGCGAGCGGTCTCCCATCTCCTGCACGCCGCCGAACGCGGTCACCTCCCCGCGGGCTGCGCCTCCGCGACCCTGCTGGACCGTGCGGCGGCATCGGCGCTGACCCGGATCGGTTTCGGCGACACGTCCTGA
- a CDS encoding enhanced serine sensitivity protein SseB, producing MDTTWPANELEEVLAASVGNPSAGARLVEVLGRSAVWVPLPNGGGPDSAGLDLPTMEIDGAPYVPVFSSQEQFRLGAGDHMSGTVAPAVEFARGLPPQLGIAVNPGGAVGVPLPPPAVAELCREGRAPLGGASRAGGYGGGASGGRVRLFEPDWQEEPVDFLAAAAGEFESTRVVQTARRILASIEGDPPVLFVGVQLSAFEGPDRNAPMDALGRALGRVAVKWPVNLVLLDIAQDPVGDWMLTRVRPFYTRQYA from the coding sequence GTGGACACGACATGGCCCGCCAATGAGCTCGAAGAGGTGCTGGCCGCATCGGTCGGGAACCCCTCGGCCGGGGCGCGGCTCGTGGAGGTGCTGGGGCGGAGCGCCGTCTGGGTGCCGCTGCCCAACGGCGGCGGGCCCGACAGCGCCGGCCTCGACCTGCCGACGATGGAGATCGACGGCGCCCCCTACGTCCCCGTCTTCAGCTCCCAGGAGCAGTTCCGCCTCGGCGCGGGCGACCACATGTCCGGCACCGTCGCCCCCGCCGTCGAGTTCGCCCGGGGTCTGCCCCCGCAGCTCGGCATCGCCGTGAACCCCGGCGGCGCCGTCGGCGTACCGCTGCCGCCGCCCGCCGTCGCGGAGCTGTGCCGGGAGGGCCGCGCGCCGCTCGGGGGCGCCTCCCGGGCCGGAGGCTACGGGGGAGGGGCGAGCGGCGGCCGGGTCCGGCTCTTCGAGCCCGACTGGCAGGAGGAGCCGGTCGACTTCCTCGCCGCCGCGGCCGGCGAGTTCGAGTCGACCCGGGTCGTCCAGACCGCGCGCAGGATCCTGGCCAGCATCGAGGGCGACCCGCCGGTCCTGTTCGTCGGCGTCCAGCTCTCCGCCTTCGAGGGGCCCGACCGCAACGCCCCCATGGACGCCCTCGGCCGCGCCCTCGGCCGGGTCGCCGTGAAGTGGCCGGTCAACCTGGTCCTGCTGGACATCGCCCAGGACCCCGTGGGCGACTGGATGCTGACCCGGGTCCGGCCCTTCTACACCCGGCAGTACGCGTAG